The Manihot esculenta cultivar AM560-2 chromosome 1, M.esculenta_v8, whole genome shotgun sequence genome has a window encoding:
- the LOC110610560 gene encoding plant intracellular Ras-group-related LRR protein 4 has product MDTASCIRSTDQAVEEIMRIHRSLPTRPGMDEVEAARALIINVDKEEQARIESISRQTKSLDVPEEFFTILQEMQKNLVYFQSKEQKREALKLLDLENVHSLFDEYIQRASKCLPSSSSSPSSSSSSNYANGSASTVSSSGFSRVSAPISVDKSSITASSNLYYSDQNPVRTTELFTRDDSYVKKTKSSFYSDGIGVPSMPQIVDSTLKITLNTPGQDGDKLSLIKLASLIEVSAKKGTRDLNLQNKLMDQIEWVPDSIGKLSNLVSLDLSENRIVALPSTIGGLSSLTKLDLHSNRIAQLPESIGDLLSLVFLDLRANQLSSLPATFSRLVRLEELDLSSNQLSLLPESIGSLISLKTLNVETNNIEEIPHTIGRCSSLRELRADYNRLKALPEAVGKIETLEVLSVRYNNIKQLPTTMSSLLNLKELDVSFNELESVPESLCFATSLIKINVGNNFADLQSLPRSIGNLENLEELDISNNQIRVLPDSFRMLTRLRILRVEENPLEVPPRHIAEKGAQAVVQYMAEIVERRNVKTQPIKQKKSWAQICCFSRSNKRKHNDMGVMDYVKA; this is encoded by the exons ATGGATACGGCGTCTTGTATTCGATCCACCGATCAGGCTGTGGAAGAGATCATGAGAATTCACAGATCGTTACCGACGAGACCTGGGATGGACGAGGTGGAAGCCGCTAGGGCATTGATTATAAACGTTGACAAAGAAGAACAGGCTAGAATTGAATCCATTTCCAGGCAAACTAAGAGCCTTGATGTACCCGAAGAGTTCTTTACCATCTTGCAGGAGATGCAGAAGAATTTGGTTTATTTCCAGAGCAAGGAGCAAAAGAGGGAGGCTTTGAAATTGCTCGATCTCGAAAATGTTCACTCTCTGTTTGATGAATATATCCAGAGAGCTTCTAAATGCTTgccttcttcatcttcttctcctTCGTCTTCTTCCTCCTCCAATTATGCTAACGGCTCTGCTTCTACAGTTTCCAGCAGCGGTTTCTCTAGGGTTAGTGCGCCAATTTCCGTTGACAAATCATCTATTACTGCTTCCTCAAACTTGTATTATTCTGATCAAAACCCTGTGAGGACTACGGAATTGTTTACCCGGGATGATAGTTATGTAAAGAAGACCAAGTCATCATTTTATTCAGATGGAATCGGTGTTCCGTCAATGCCCCAGATTGTGGATTCAACTCTAAAAATTACCCTAAATACTCCAG GTCAAGATGGTGACAAGTTGTCTTTAATAAAACTTGCCAGTTTAATTGAAGTCTCTGCCAAGAAAGGCACTAGAGATCTCAATCTCCAAAACAAATTGATGGATCAGATTGAATGGGTACCTGACTCAATAGGAAAGCTGTCAAACTTGGTTTCTCTAGATTTGTCTGAGAACAGGATAGTGGCGCTGCCATCTACTATTGGAGGCCTTTCATCCTTGACAAAGCTGGACTTACATTCTAACAGAATTGCTCAACTCCCAGAATCTATTGGAGATCTTCTTAGCCTAGTCTTCTTGGACCTGAGAGCTAACCAGTTATCATCTCTGCCAGCTACATTTAGCAGATTGGTACGACTCGAGGAACTTGATTTGAGCTCAAATCAGCTCTCTTTGCTCCCTGAATCTATTGGTTCACTCATTAGTTTGAAGACACTAAATGTGGAGACCAATAATATTGAAGAAATTCCACATACCATTGGTCGATGTTCTTCACTAAGGGAGCTTCGTGCTGATTATAACAGGCTTAAGGCACTTCCAGAAGCTGTAGGAAAGATAGAAACCTTGGAGGTTCTGTCTGTGCGCTATAACAACATCAAGCAGCTACCTACAACAATGTCGTCTCTATTGAACTTGAAGGAGCTTGATGTGAGTTTCAATGAGCTTGAATCGGTACCTGAGAGCTTGTGTTTTGCTACCTCGCTAATCAAGATAAATGTAGGAAACAATTTTGCTGATCTGCAGTCCCTACCAAGATCAATTGGTAACCTTGAGAATCTTGAAGAGTTGGATATTAGCAATAACCAGATACGAGTACTTCCAGATTCTTTCAGGATGCTAACCCGATTACGTATCCTACGTGTAGAAGAAAATCCATTGGAGGTGCCACCAAGACATATTGCTGAAAAAGGTGCTCAG GCTGTTGTTCAATACATGGCTGAGATTGTTGAAAGGAGGAATGTGAAAACACAGCCcataaagcagaagaagagttGGGCTCAGATCTGCTGCTTTTCGAGGTCTAACAAAAGGAAACACAATGACATGGGAGTCATGGACTATGTGAAAGCTTGA